In Astatotilapia calliptera chromosome 20, fAstCal1.2, whole genome shotgun sequence, one genomic interval encodes:
- the emc1 gene encoding ER membrane protein complex subunit 1 isoform X1: MAKLILLWLKCIILYNAVDAVFEDQVGKFDWRQQYVGKVRFSHFDTHVQSSKKVLVATENNVFAALNTRTGELFWRHVDKSGPEGNIDALLHHGQDAILVVGNGRLLRSWDVNVGGLNWEIVLDSGSFQKACLVGQQGTVKHVAVLEKNIISLHYLSNGHQKWIENLPDSETVDYQTVYSGGNGEVYALGIVPHSHIVIIAYSTDDGEIIKQISVEAPWLSNIVASCAVIGQGVLICVDSATPSLYMYNLNPNMDDLQMTQIPLQSLGLEVAPDFQPVLVSHQPNSAHQPLSEFFLQLGPDNFLLLQFNNGQIVTLRDFKPALLVSFATTGEKTIAAVMSPKNKTACSINLFSAETGRRLLDTTLIFVMDPNGGKPEKIYIQPFLKKDDSVGYRAMVQTEDHTLTFIQQPGRVMWTREEALSDVVTMEMVDLPLTGTQAELEGEFGKKAAIQDGLMSMVFKRLSSQLILLQAWISHLWKLFYDARKPRSQVKNEVTIENLSRDEFNLQKMMVMVTASGKLFGIDSKTGSILWRHYLNDVPSNAAFKLMVQRTTAHFPHPPQCTLLIKDKDTGLTTLHVFNPIFGKKSHVTPPALPQPILQSLLLPLMDQDYAKVLLLVDDQYKVSAFPSTKNVLQQLQEMASSIFFYLVDSSQGRLSGYRLRTDLSTEQIWEVVIPMEIQRIVSVKGKRPNEHVHSQGRVMGDRSVLYKYLNPNLLAVVTESTDTHQERSFVGIILIDGVTGRIIHEAVQRKARGPVHIVHSENWVVYEYWSTKSRRNEFSVIELYEGMELYNSTVFSSLDRPHAPQVLQQSYIFPSAISTMEATLTEKGITSRHLLIGLPSGGILSLPKMFLDPRRPEIVSEQSREENLIPYAPELMIRTEWFINYNQSISRVRGIHTSPSGLESTCLVVAYGLDIYQTRVYPSKQFDVLKDDYDYMLISSVLLALFFATMISKRLAEVKLLNRAWR; encoded by the exons ATGGCAAAGCTAATTTTGCTTTGGCTTAAGTGTATCATATTATACAATGCTGTCGATGCTGTGTTTGAGGACCAAGTAGGAAAATTTGATTG GAGGCAGCAGTATGTAGGCAAGGTtcgtttttctcattttgacacACATGTACAGTCATCCAAAAAGGTTCTTGTAGCAACAGAGAATAATGTTTTTGCCGCACTCAATACAAGGACCGGGGAACTCT TCTGGCGACATGTTGATAAGTCTGGACCCGAAGGAAACATTGATGCTCTTTTGCACCATGGACaag ATGCGATCCTAGTGGTTGGCAATGGCCGCCTGCTGCGATCCTGGGATGTCAATGTTGGTGGTTTGAACTGGGAAATTGTGCTCGACTCTGGAAG TTTCCAGAAAGCATGTCTAGTGGGACAGCAAGGCACAGTGAAACATGTGGctgttttggaaaaaaacattatCTCTCTCCATTACCTTTCTAATGGCCATCAAAAATGGATAGAAAATCTACCAGATAg TGAGACTGTGGATTACCAGACTGTTTATTCTGGAGGAAATGGTGAAGTTTATGCTTTGGGAATTGTTCCCCATTCCCACATTGTTATTATTGCTTACAGCACTGATGATGGAGAAATAATCAAGCAG ATCTCAGTTGAAGCTCCGTGGCTGTCCAACATAGTGGCCAGCTGTGCAGTGATTGGTCAGGGGGTGCTGATTTGTGTAGACTCTGCAACTCCATCGCTGTACATGTACAACTTAAACCCAAATATGGATGATTTACAGATGACCCAGATCCCCCTGCAG TCACTGGGACTTGAAGTAGCTCCAGACTTTCAACCGGTCCTGGTGTCTCACCAGCCCAACTCAGCCCATCAGCCTCTGTCTGAGTTCTTCCTTCAGCTCGGCCCTGataacttcctgcttctccAGTTCAACAATGGTCAGATAGTTACGCTCAGGGATTTCAAGCCA GCCTTGCTGGTTTCCTTTGCAACCACTGGAGAGAAGACCATTGCTGCTGTTATGTCCCCCAAGAATAAAACT GCCTGCAGTATTAACCTCTTTAGTGCTGAAACTGGACGAAGACTTCTAGATACAACACTGATTTTCGTTATGGATCCTAATGGTGGCAAACCAGAGAAA ATCTACATACAGCCATTCTTGAAAAAAGATGACTCTGTAGGCTACAGGGCCATGGTGCAAACAGAGGACCACACACTCACTTTCATACAACAGCCAG GGCGTGTGATGTGGACTAGAGAGGAGGCCTTGTCAGATGTGGTGACAATGGAAATGGTGGATCTGCCCCTCACTGGAACGCAGGCTGAGCTGGAGGGAGAGTTCGGCAAAAAGGCCG CCATTCAAG ATGGGCTGATGTCTATGGTGTTCAAGAGGCTGTCCTCTCAGCTCATCTTGCTGCAGGCCTGGATCTCTCACCTCTGGAAGCTGTTCTATGACGCACGCAAGCCTCGTAGTCAAGTTAAAAACGAGGTCACCATCGAAAACCTGTCCAGAGATGAGTTCAACTTGCAGAAGATGATGGTTATGGTCACTGCATCTGGAAAA CTCTTTGGGATTGACAGTAAGACTGGCAGTATTTTATGGAGGCACTACCTCAATGATGTCCCATCGAATGCAGCGTTCAAACTGATGGTACAGCGAACGACAGCGCACTTCCCTCATCCTCCGCAGTGCACGTTGCTCATCAAAGATAAG GACACAGGGCTCACCACACTGCATGTGTTTAACCCCATCTTTGGAAAGAAGAGTCATGTGACTCCACCTGCTCTACCTCAGCCAATACTTCAGTCACTCCTGCTGCCACTCATGGACCAGGATTATGCTAAAGTTTTGCTTCTAGTTGATGATCAGTACAAG GTTTCTGCATTTCCTTCTACGAAGAACGTACTGCAGCAGCTCCAGGAAATGGCCTCATCTATATTCTTTTATCTTGTTGACTCCAGCCAGGGAAGACTTTCTGGTTACAGACTAAGGACG GACTTGTCCACTGAGCAGATCTGGGAAGTTGTCATTCCAATGGAGATACAAAGGATTGTCTCTGTCAAAGGGAAAAGGCCTAATGAGCATGTCCACTCGCAAGGAAGAGTAATGGGAGACCGCAGTGTTCTCTATAAG TACCTGAACCCCAATCTACTGGCTGTAGTGACTGAGAGCACAGACACGCATCAGGAGCGCAGCTTTGTCGGGATCATCCTGATTGACGGTGTGACCGGCCGCATCATCCACGAGGCTGTTCAGAGAAAAGCCAGAGGACCGGTGCATATTGTGCATTCTGAAAACTGGGTGGTG TATGAATACTGGAGCACCAAGTCACGTAGGAACGAGTTCTCTGTAATTGAACTGTATGAAGGAATGGAGCTCTACAACAGCACCGTGTTCAGCTCGCTGGATCGGCCACACGCTCCTCAGGTTCTCCAGCAGTCTTACATTTTCCCCTCCGCCATTTCTACCATGGAGGCCACGCTGACTGAAAAGGGCATCACCAGCCGCCATCTGCTCA TTGGCTTGCCGTCTGGAGGGATTTTGTCATTACCAAAGATGTTCCTCGACCCACGAAGGCCAGAAATAGTATCTGAGCAAAGCCG TGAGGAGAACCTGATACCCTATGCTCCAGAGCTAATGATCCGTACAGAGTGGTTTATCAACTACAATCAGAGTATATCAAGAGTGCGAGGTATTCACACTTCCCCGTCTGGACTGGAGTCAACCTGCCTG gttgTGGCATATGGTCTTGACATCTACCAGACACGTGTGTATCCCTCGAAGCAGTTCGACGTACTAAAAGATGACTACGACTACATGCTGATCAGTAGCGTGCTTCTTGCCCTTTTCTTTGCCACCATGATCAGCAAACGCCTGGCAGAAGTTAAACTGCTCAACCGGGCTTGGCGGTAA
- the errfi1b gene encoding ERBB receptor feedback inhibitor 1, translating to MARSQNNLWRQHDLNRVQSFGLRAYTEQTLKELQQQQQMANEFNSNPSLSQPPFFSDSYHLASDNMLLPIEGDQVVPSSQRQAVFGVDQREAKPLPPLPDPEELMSDEAADSEVEFFTSDRRPLLPKSCPKPICRNSSKDFGQVNYAYQESSLRAGDAGVGSMAFSWPSREDRPTFGGGRFAADIWCLGHQTDENQPVVSEAEDTFGAKRPEQNLLPRIQFFGSGPSTQPHASTSSWSTDRPQIPPRIPIPPKSKTGTDEDKPPKIPPRVPLVPPCPPRTPSPKSLPIYINGVMPATQSFAANPKYVSKALLRQMTGEPPATQFSPCIVPILKDGRKASGTHYILLPPGRPPNTERRERLLSEPAKTGNSSFWQKR from the exons ATGGCCAGGAGTCAGAATAATTTGTGGAGACAGCATGACCTGAACAG AGTGCAGAGCTTTGGCCTGAGGGCTTACACAGAGCAAACCCTGAAGGAGCTTCAACAGCAACAGCAAATGGCCAACGAGTTTAACT CCAACCCCTCTCTCTCCCAGCCTCCATTTTTTTCTGATTCCTACCACCTAGCATCAGACAACATGCTGCTGCCCATTGAGGGAGACCAGGTGGTTCCTTCTTCCCAGAGACAGGCAGTATTCGGGGTTGATCAGAGGGAGGCCAAACCCTTGCCACCTCTGCCAGACCCCGAGGAGCTTATGTCAGATGAAGCAGCTGATAGTGAGGTTGAGTTCTTTACCAGTGACCGACGGCCCCTTTTGCCCAAGAGCTGCCCTAAGCCTATCTGCAGGAACAGCAGCAAAGACTTTGGCCAAGTAAATTATGCCTACCAAGAGAGTTCATTGAGGGCTGGAGATGCTGGCGTTGGATCCATGGCATTCTCTTGGCCAAGCAGAGAGGACCGGCCAACATTTGGAGGAGGCAGGTTTGCGGCCGACATTTGGTGCCTTGGTCACCAGACAGATGAAAACCAGCCTGTGGTGTCGGAAGCTGAGGATACCTTTGGAGCCAAACGGCCAGAGCAGAACCTATTACCTAGAATCCAATTTTTTGGCTCGGGTCCTTCCACCCAACCACACGCCAGCACCTCATCATGGTCCACTGACAGGCCACAAATCCCTCCTCGTATCCCCATCCCACCAAAATCAAAGACTGGGACCGATGAAGACAAACCTCCCAAAATCCCTCCTAGGGTGCCTTTAGTCCCACCCTGTCCACCACGCACCCCAAGCCCTAAAAGTCTTCCAATTTATATCAATGGAGTGATGCCTGCCACTCAGAGTTTTGCTGCTAACCCCAAATATGTCAGCAAGGCGTTGCTGAGACAGATGACAGGTGAGCCACCTGCAACCCAGTTTTCTCCCTGCATTGTTCCGATTTTGAAGGATGGCAGAAAGGCCAGCGGGACACACTACATCCTGCTGCCGCCGGGCCGACcgccaaacacagagagaagagaaagactCCTGAGTGAACCTGCTAAGACAGGGAACAGCAGCTTCTGGCAGAAAAGGTAG
- the emc1 gene encoding ER membrane protein complex subunit 1 isoform X2, producing MAKLILLWLKCIILYNAVDAVFEDQVGKFDWRQQYVGKVRFSHFDTHVQSSKKVLVATENNVFAALNTRTGELFWRHVDKSGPEGNIDALLHHGQDAILVVGNGRLLRSWDVNVGGLNWEIVLDSGSFQKACLVGQQGTVKHVAVLEKNIISLHYLSNGHQKWIENLPDSETVDYQTVYSGGNGEVYALGIVPHSHIVIIAYSTDDGEIIKQISVEAPWLSNIVASCAVIGQGVLICVDSATPSLYMYNLNPNMDDLQMTQIPLQSLGLEVAPDFQPVLVSHQPNSAHQPLSEFFLQLGPDNFLLLQFNNGQIVTLRDFKPALLVSFATTGEKTIAAVMSPKNKTACSINLFSAETGRRLLDTTLIFVMDPNGGKPEKIYIQPFLKKDDSVGYRAMVQTEDHTLTFIQQPGRVMWTREEALSDVVTMEMVDLPLTGTQAELEGEFGKKADGLMSMVFKRLSSQLILLQAWISHLWKLFYDARKPRSQVKNEVTIENLSRDEFNLQKMMVMVTASGKLFGIDSKTGSILWRHYLNDVPSNAAFKLMVQRTTAHFPHPPQCTLLIKDKDTGLTTLHVFNPIFGKKSHVTPPALPQPILQSLLLPLMDQDYAKVLLLVDDQYKVSAFPSTKNVLQQLQEMASSIFFYLVDSSQGRLSGYRLRTDLSTEQIWEVVIPMEIQRIVSVKGKRPNEHVHSQGRVMGDRSVLYKYLNPNLLAVVTESTDTHQERSFVGIILIDGVTGRIIHEAVQRKARGPVHIVHSENWVVYEYWSTKSRRNEFSVIELYEGMELYNSTVFSSLDRPHAPQVLQQSYIFPSAISTMEATLTEKGITSRHLLIGLPSGGILSLPKMFLDPRRPEIVSEQSREENLIPYAPELMIRTEWFINYNQSISRVRGIHTSPSGLESTCLVVAYGLDIYQTRVYPSKQFDVLKDDYDYMLISSVLLALFFATMISKRLAEVKLLNRAWR from the exons ATGGCAAAGCTAATTTTGCTTTGGCTTAAGTGTATCATATTATACAATGCTGTCGATGCTGTGTTTGAGGACCAAGTAGGAAAATTTGATTG GAGGCAGCAGTATGTAGGCAAGGTtcgtttttctcattttgacacACATGTACAGTCATCCAAAAAGGTTCTTGTAGCAACAGAGAATAATGTTTTTGCCGCACTCAATACAAGGACCGGGGAACTCT TCTGGCGACATGTTGATAAGTCTGGACCCGAAGGAAACATTGATGCTCTTTTGCACCATGGACaag ATGCGATCCTAGTGGTTGGCAATGGCCGCCTGCTGCGATCCTGGGATGTCAATGTTGGTGGTTTGAACTGGGAAATTGTGCTCGACTCTGGAAG TTTCCAGAAAGCATGTCTAGTGGGACAGCAAGGCACAGTGAAACATGTGGctgttttggaaaaaaacattatCTCTCTCCATTACCTTTCTAATGGCCATCAAAAATGGATAGAAAATCTACCAGATAg TGAGACTGTGGATTACCAGACTGTTTATTCTGGAGGAAATGGTGAAGTTTATGCTTTGGGAATTGTTCCCCATTCCCACATTGTTATTATTGCTTACAGCACTGATGATGGAGAAATAATCAAGCAG ATCTCAGTTGAAGCTCCGTGGCTGTCCAACATAGTGGCCAGCTGTGCAGTGATTGGTCAGGGGGTGCTGATTTGTGTAGACTCTGCAACTCCATCGCTGTACATGTACAACTTAAACCCAAATATGGATGATTTACAGATGACCCAGATCCCCCTGCAG TCACTGGGACTTGAAGTAGCTCCAGACTTTCAACCGGTCCTGGTGTCTCACCAGCCCAACTCAGCCCATCAGCCTCTGTCTGAGTTCTTCCTTCAGCTCGGCCCTGataacttcctgcttctccAGTTCAACAATGGTCAGATAGTTACGCTCAGGGATTTCAAGCCA GCCTTGCTGGTTTCCTTTGCAACCACTGGAGAGAAGACCATTGCTGCTGTTATGTCCCCCAAGAATAAAACT GCCTGCAGTATTAACCTCTTTAGTGCTGAAACTGGACGAAGACTTCTAGATACAACACTGATTTTCGTTATGGATCCTAATGGTGGCAAACCAGAGAAA ATCTACATACAGCCATTCTTGAAAAAAGATGACTCTGTAGGCTACAGGGCCATGGTGCAAACAGAGGACCACACACTCACTTTCATACAACAGCCAG GGCGTGTGATGTGGACTAGAGAGGAGGCCTTGTCAGATGTGGTGACAATGGAAATGGTGGATCTGCCCCTCACTGGAACGCAGGCTGAGCTGGAGGGAGAGTTCGGCAAAAAGGCCG ATGGGCTGATGTCTATGGTGTTCAAGAGGCTGTCCTCTCAGCTCATCTTGCTGCAGGCCTGGATCTCTCACCTCTGGAAGCTGTTCTATGACGCACGCAAGCCTCGTAGTCAAGTTAAAAACGAGGTCACCATCGAAAACCTGTCCAGAGATGAGTTCAACTTGCAGAAGATGATGGTTATGGTCACTGCATCTGGAAAA CTCTTTGGGATTGACAGTAAGACTGGCAGTATTTTATGGAGGCACTACCTCAATGATGTCCCATCGAATGCAGCGTTCAAACTGATGGTACAGCGAACGACAGCGCACTTCCCTCATCCTCCGCAGTGCACGTTGCTCATCAAAGATAAG GACACAGGGCTCACCACACTGCATGTGTTTAACCCCATCTTTGGAAAGAAGAGTCATGTGACTCCACCTGCTCTACCTCAGCCAATACTTCAGTCACTCCTGCTGCCACTCATGGACCAGGATTATGCTAAAGTTTTGCTTCTAGTTGATGATCAGTACAAG GTTTCTGCATTTCCTTCTACGAAGAACGTACTGCAGCAGCTCCAGGAAATGGCCTCATCTATATTCTTTTATCTTGTTGACTCCAGCCAGGGAAGACTTTCTGGTTACAGACTAAGGACG GACTTGTCCACTGAGCAGATCTGGGAAGTTGTCATTCCAATGGAGATACAAAGGATTGTCTCTGTCAAAGGGAAAAGGCCTAATGAGCATGTCCACTCGCAAGGAAGAGTAATGGGAGACCGCAGTGTTCTCTATAAG TACCTGAACCCCAATCTACTGGCTGTAGTGACTGAGAGCACAGACACGCATCAGGAGCGCAGCTTTGTCGGGATCATCCTGATTGACGGTGTGACCGGCCGCATCATCCACGAGGCTGTTCAGAGAAAAGCCAGAGGACCGGTGCATATTGTGCATTCTGAAAACTGGGTGGTG TATGAATACTGGAGCACCAAGTCACGTAGGAACGAGTTCTCTGTAATTGAACTGTATGAAGGAATGGAGCTCTACAACAGCACCGTGTTCAGCTCGCTGGATCGGCCACACGCTCCTCAGGTTCTCCAGCAGTCTTACATTTTCCCCTCCGCCATTTCTACCATGGAGGCCACGCTGACTGAAAAGGGCATCACCAGCCGCCATCTGCTCA TTGGCTTGCCGTCTGGAGGGATTTTGTCATTACCAAAGATGTTCCTCGACCCACGAAGGCCAGAAATAGTATCTGAGCAAAGCCG TGAGGAGAACCTGATACCCTATGCTCCAGAGCTAATGATCCGTACAGAGTGGTTTATCAACTACAATCAGAGTATATCAAGAGTGCGAGGTATTCACACTTCCCCGTCTGGACTGGAGTCAACCTGCCTG gttgTGGCATATGGTCTTGACATCTACCAGACACGTGTGTATCCCTCGAAGCAGTTCGACGTACTAAAAGATGACTACGACTACATGCTGATCAGTAGCGTGCTTCTTGCCCTTTTCTTTGCCACCATGATCAGCAAACGCCTGGCAGAAGTTAAACTGCTCAACCGGGCTTGGCGGTAA